The Suncus etruscus isolate mSunEtr1 chromosome 15, mSunEtr1.pri.cur, whole genome shotgun sequence genome contains the following window.
ATAAGGATGGGATGGAAGTATCAATGATTCCCTGCAGCTTCTGGCTTAAGTCAcaggtcttggggccggagagatagcatggaggtaaggcgtttgcagaaggtcggtgattcgaatcctggcatcccatatggtcccctaagcctgccaggagcgatttctgagcatagagccaggagtaacccctgagcactgctgggtgtgaccccccccaaaaaaaaatgtcaggccTTGATTAGTCCTAAAGTCAGGACCTATTTAAAAAGGTGATTTTGGTCATGAGTAGCAATCCAAGGGAATGAGAGAGGCTGAAATGGTGCAAGGGGGGTGAAAATGAGTGTGTGTGGGGTGTTTCTCCAGGGCACAAAGGATGTTGAGCTATAGGAGCAAATGGGGTACAGTAGGAAAAGCAACAAGTCTAGGATAAATGAGCATAGGAAAACTATACAAAAGGTTTTGCTGAATGACAACCGAAAGAGGGAAAATGTAGCAAAGCTATGTAAAACACAGAATGACATTATGTACAACACAGACCGTCATTAGCCTTTATCTGTGTGGTCAAGACACACACATAAATGATTGATCAACATGTTACAGCTATAAAATTGACCCATCTGGAATGGTAAATGGGTCAAAGTGCTTGAAAATAGAAAGCTGTCAAGAGCAGAAGATTTTAGACTTGACTGTAACATGGTCATAGATCCATTATGAATACATCATACATAAACCAATCAACTTTTCCATATCCTGTCTTAAGCCTATTACAAAATCCTTTTTAAAAGATGCTAAgccagcccggagagatagcacagtggcgtttgccttgcaagcagctgatccaggatcaaaggtggttggttcgaatcccagtgtcccatatggtcccccgtgcctgccaggagctatttctgagcagacagccagaagtaaaccctgagcatcgctgggtgtggcccaaaaaccaaaaaaaaaaagatgctaagcCTCCTAAAATGACAACGGAAATAAGAGTTAAGAACACTGTACTGCAAGTGCATAGCATCCTACTTCTTTCTTCATAGACATCTGTTTTAATTCATGCAGCTTCAAAAAAAAATGTACGCAGCTATATTTATTGCTTTAGGACATAGTGAAGTATGAAAGAAGATATAAGCttctaagggctggagtgataggtagggcatttgacttgccaAGAGGACAGACCCCAGAtccattccaggcatcccatatggtctgccaagcctgccaagagcggtttctgagcacagtcaggagtaacccctgagtgccaccgggtgtggaccccccaaaaaaaaaccaacaacaataacagcaacaacagcaaagaaGATATAACCTTATAAATATTTCAGAGAGCTGGGATATTCAAAACATCACGATCAGCATACTATCCAGCATCGTCTTGTTGTATTTTAACAGTTGACCAAGAAGTGACCTTTGCCTATTTCACCATGATGATTTGAAAcacaaaataaactttatatttcAGGGTTCTTCTTAGAATCAATAATATGCTGTGACAAGCAAGGTTTTCTAGGGGAATTACACATAGCTTGTAATCTTTGCTTCCAGTAGCTCTCATAGGAAAATTGTTTCAGATATAAAAGCTCAGTGGTAATAtccaaatttctatctttttagaGAATCCTGCTGTATTTACAGTGACTGTCATAAGACTTGTAATTGTCTATCAGCTATTGTCCTTTGCAAAATAACTTGAGGCAATCCTGTAGATTACTTGGGATGCTAATGGCAAAGAGAGGTGCATGAAATCACTAATGTCCAAGACATTTTGTAACAGGTGAGATGTTGAACTGTGGATTTGAACTGGCTTGAAAAAGTGTAAGAATATCAGACATACTGAACTGACTGTAACTGATAGCATGCTCCACAGCATTTAATTCCTCGAGATgattattattttcctctttattttcagCCTATCAAAATTTTTCAGGTCTTCATGGAGACCATTCATCAGATATAGAAGTTGTTCATGTGAATCTTGTTGGTGTTCCCTGCAAATTAGTTGCTAACAAAAGTTATCTTAAAGTCTTTGGGGATGATCTGACTGTGCTGTCCTGCCCACAGAACTATCATAATTTGGCCAACTTCTTCTACCAATTTAACCTTTAAGTTCCAACAGATTTAACCTGTTAATAGCATCCTAATGCTTTCAGTTAAAATAATCAACTAAACACGTATGGCACAACAGGCACTGTAATATTGTATTCATACAACAAATATTCCCTAAATTATGAGAGATAATTTAGTGAGAGCCAGACCAGCCAGCCAAAATTCAGTGTTTCTGAATCAAAAATCTGAATCTGGTCACTAGTCCAAATAATCTCAGTCATAATGTTATCACATGATGGCTCGATGTCTCAATTACCAGTTGAGGTTGAAAGTGatttcctgggggctggagagatagcatggaggtaaggcgtttgcctttcatgcaagaggtcatcggttcgaatcccagcgtcccatatggtcccccgtgcctgccaggagcaatttctgagcatggagccaggagtaacccctgagcactgccgggagtgacccaaaaaccacaaaaaaaaaaaaaaaaaaaaaaaagaaagtgatttccttttctttctcttggatAGTCCATGTTGGATTTAGGAAAAAACAAGAACTTAGAGCTTGGAGGGTTCCTCTCCCATTGAGCATAAATCTATAGGTTGGTTTCATCATTTGTAAGAATTCTGCttctggggccacagagatagcatggaggtaaggtgtttgccttgcgtgcagaaggacagtggttcgaatcccggcatcccatatggtccccatgcctgccaagccTAACGTAGGCTTGTTTCCTGGCActtcatggtcccccaaatatcaCCAGGGGTACCCTGGAGGTCTCCAGCACTTCCAGGTGAATCCACACGCAGTTCCTGGATTCTACAGGGCCTGTATGGCCCACTTTCTAGAATCCTGATAAGGAACCATTGACCAGGTGGCTGAGAGTTACCAGAGGGGTCCCTGTGGTgtttgagcactgcttgagagcacctcaattaaagaaagaaaatatgtcatcaatattttaaaaagaatatgctCATTTTTAGGCATTCTTATCTGCCAATATTAATCAATTGATGTGTATAAagtaagttttaaattaaaaaaaagaattctgcttCTGACCAGGCATAGGTAGTTGgaccaacattctttttttttttttttttaattttgggttacacccggcagtgctcagggttactactggctctatactcagaaatcactcctggcaggctcggggggggggggggggcacggacgggacgaccatatgggatgccgggatttgaaccaccaatcttctgcatgaaaggcaaacgccttagctccatgctatctctacggcctccccctttttttttatattagtgGCATGTGCcttttccagtatttttttttttttttttttttttggtttttgggccacacccggtggtgctcaggggttactcctggctgtctgctcagaaatagctcctggcaggcacgggggaccatatgggacaccgggattcgaaccaaccaccttaggtcctggatcggctgcttgcaaggcaaataccgctgtgctatctctccgggcccttttccagtattttaataattgagttctGACAGCTTGTGAGCATATTCAACTATTCCATACTGGCCAGTGATAGGTCAGTAGTGTTAAGGAGAGGTCAGTAGTGGTCTGTACCTttcccagtattttattttattaaaaattttctttggtttttgggccacacccattgatgctcaaggttactcctggctatgtgctcagaaatcgctcctggctaggggggaccacatgggacgaaGGGGgaccgaaccgtggtccatcctaggatagcatttgcaaggcagacaccttacctccagcaccaccactccggccccttttccaGTATTGAGTTTTGACAGTTTTGTGAGCATGTTCAACTATTCCCTGACGGCCAGTAATATCACCTTTCACTGATGAATAGCCATCTATATAATTTACCAGAGCATGACATATGGAAGAGGAATGGATTATAGAAGAAATTCTAAAAGGCGTCTTTCTGAGGAAAATCCACTCTTCTATCCAGAGAGTTAAAGGAAATGTCTTCTGAGAAATCAGCTAATGCTCTTTGAAGGGCCTCACTAAGAAGCAGAATGGattcaatttctgttttttttccctttgatttttggagttttcttgggtcacacccggcagtgctcaggggttactcctggctctatgctcagaaatcactcctggcaggcttgggagaccatatgagatactaggattcaaaccactgaccttctgcatgcaaggcaaacaccttacctccatgctatctctctagccctccttTTTATGAAATAGACAATGCATTGATATGCTACACACAACCCACTAGGCTTGTGCCCAACTCTACTTTCAATTACCAGCACAGCTTCCAATTCCATATACAGTATAAGGGTACTTAACATTATTGGCTATACAGTAGTGTCTTATATGATGCGGGCTCAGGTTCAATTCATAATATCCCTATCCTgtatccctgagcattgaaagGTATAgttcctgagcagtcaggagtaaactctgaacatcgCCTGATGTGGCACAAACTCTCTGAATTCATACAAAGATTGAGCAGATTATTAGGTAACCCCTACAGAGATTTTCCCAACTGGAAACACTAGAAATTTACTCTTAAAACATGAAGCCATTTAATTTTCTTGAGTAGAGTTATGGATGATAACCTGAATAAAAACACCAAGGGATTTGTGGATGCCCCCCATTCCAACTATTTATAGAACATTTGACCCCAGAGGTTTCTTCCATCCTTGAATGAGCTGATATACATTTTTCCAAAATGTATATTCCATTCCACATAGAAATATTCGGAAACCCAGTCACAGACATGTTCATCTCAGAGAACACTTTGTCTAAACACACGGTTTATGTGGATGAGACTGTAATACAAAAATGGGAGAGACTGGAACAACAGTACAGCTGGAATGGCACTTGCTTGAGCACAGCTGAGAGAattctgcctggagtgatccatACTTGCAGATccagatcacacccagcagtgctcaggagtttctcctagctctgcactcagaaactgctcctggcaggcatgagggaccatatggggtggcgggatttgaacctgtCCACagtggatcagctgtgtgcaaggaaaaagccctcccgctgtgctctctccagccctacactTAGTGTCTTACAAGTATTCTCTATATTGAGAGAATTATGAACATGAAGGCCCTCAGAAAATGTCTTTGTCCAATATGAAATCTCATTTGCATAAGAATgtgaatttaggggccgggcggtggcgctcgaggtaaggtgcctgccttacctgcgctagcctaggagacggaccgcggttcgatcccccggcgtcccatatggtcccccaagccaggagcgacttctgagcgcatagccaggagtaacccctgagcgtcaccgggtgtggcccaaaaaccaaaaaaaaaaaaaaaaaaaaaaaaaaaaaaaaaaaaagaatgtgaatttAGTGAAGAACTTCCAACCTCCCTTTGATATTTCAAtctggtatatatatttttttggcagAGCCACATCGGAATGTGGATGCAATATTCatgaatctgtgctcagattttactcctggcagacttgggagaccatatggaatgctgagtttCAAACCCGGGTCAggtgctagcaaggcaaatgccttttccacTATGCTATACTCTAGTCCAAAATATGAACTTTCTTATGTAGAGAAACCATTCAGAAGTAAACAAGGGCTTCCCACATTCCTGCAATCCAGGACTGTCTCATTAAAAGTTAtcttaggggccggtgaggtggtaaggtgtctgccttgcaagcgctagccaaggaaggaccgcggttcaatcctcccccccacggcgtcccatatggtcccccgaacccagGGGCAATtcttgagtgcttagccaggagtaatccctgagtatcaaatgggtgtggccaaaaaaacaaacaaacaaacaaaagaactataAGTTTATCTTAATTTTGTGGTCctacaccctatggtgctcaaaggtaactcctggttcttttATGGGGAATCCATAACTTTGATATTGTGAAACTCTGTGTAGAACTGAACCCAGGCCAGAGGTTTGCAAGGTTAACACCATTTTTATGAACACTCAGACCCTCCACACATCATTTTCATGTCTACAAAAAGGTTTGGACAGCTGTGGAAACCTTCCCACACCCCTTATGAACCACATATTTCTCTACACTATGCATTCTCCTATGTTTTTGAAGGCTTGAGTAGGAGTATAAGATATGTGACATTTAATGCTTTTCACTTGTagaaatatttatgtatgtagTAAGGTTTGAGGATTGAGTGATGGCCTTCTCACACTCCTGACTTGAATAACCCTTTTCTAATGCATGAATTTTCATGTGCTAATGGGCTTTGAAGGTGGAGCtaaggcctttccacactcctgacatgtataagactTCTCCCCTGTATGAATATTAATGTGCCTAGTTAGCTATGATGAATAAGTGAAAGTCTCCCCATACTACTAACATGAATAAAACTCTCTCCTGTATGAAGTTTAATATGCAAATAAGTTTTGCAGATTTAATTGAAGAATTCTCACATTCCTAACATGACTATGGCTTCTGATTGGTATGAATTTTTATGTGTCCAGAAAAGGATTGAGGATTGAGTGTAAGCTTTTCCACACATCTGActtgaataaggcttctctcttCGTGAATTTCTTGTGCCATGAAACTGATAAGGATTctgtgaaggccttcccacacttcTGACATGAATAAGACTTCTCTGCTCTATGAATTCTCATGTGTGCAGAAAGTGAGGAGTGAAGGCCATGCCACATTCCCAACATAAATAGGTTTCTCTCCTGTGTAAATGATGTTCTTTGGGAGTTCGGTGGAGGTCTAGTTGTCCCAAAGTTCCCAAAAGAGATAtcctatatagatatagatatcctATACCCTCTGTCCGGAGAGTACAGAAGATGGTAAATTGATAATTGTCAAGAAATAATTAATCCACACAGAATCTTGAGGAAATAGCAGGCAAGAGAATTTACACTTCAAGCTGATCACCTACAAGCCAGTCGATCCAACAAATGAAACCACAAGCCAAGATGACAGCCCCAGGTCAGCTCTCCTGCATTCCATTTATTCAATTCCAAAATAAAAGCGCCCCCTCCAGAGGAGGAGAATATACCAAGGAATTGAGATACAATACAAATGGGAAACAAATGGGGACCACTTTAAAAGGCATAAATTTACTTAAtactccagtatgaattttcatgtgctcagaaagtgatgatgatgagtgaaggCCATCCTACACTCCTAATAAgtaggcttctctcctgtatgaatatcCATGTACCTAATGAGCATTGAGGATTGAGAAAAGGCCTTTACAGACTACTGACATACATAagatttctctcctgtatgaacagTCATGTGCCTATTAAGGTTTGAGGATCGAGTGAAGGCCTtgccacactcctgacatgtatatggcttctctcctgtatgaatggTCATGTGCTCAGAAAGAGATGCTGAATGAGTGAAGGCTTTGctacactcctgacatgtatatggcttctctcctgtatgaatattcatgtgtctAACAAGCAGTGAAGATCGAGAAAAGgcttttccacactcctgacatgtataaggcttctctcctgtatgaatcgTCATATGCCTAAGAACATCTGAGGatcgagtgaaggccttcccacactcctgacacgaataaggcttctctcctgtatgaattttcatatgCACATAAAGCGATGAGGACTGAGTGAAGGCTTTGctacactcctgacatgtataaggcttctctcctctaTGAATATTCATGTGCCTAATAAGCAATGAGGATTGAGaaaaggcctttccacactcctgacaagtataaggcttctctcctgtatgaattttcatgtgcctgATAAGTGATGAGGATTGAGagaaggcctttccacactcctcacatgtataaggcttctctccaaTATGAATAGTCAAGTGGGTAATAAGCCTTGAGGGTTTactgaaggcctttccacactcctcacATGTATAAGGCCTTCCTCCTAAATGAGTATTCATGTGTCTAATAAACTTTGAGGATTGATTGAAGGACTTTCCACaatcctgacatgtataaggtttctcaccTGTATGAATATTCATATGCCTAATAAGCATTGAGGATTGAGaaaaggcctttccacactcctgacatgtaaaAGGCTTTTCTACTGCCTGAATTTTCTTGGGTACaataaaggaagaagaataagTGAAGGCCATGCCATATTCGGGACAAATATGCCATTTGTTTCCTTTCCCAACTTCCTGAGGATCATTTGGGTTTGCCCATTGACTCAGAGTGTATCCACTTTGCTGACTGTCAGTGAAATCTTGTGTAATAGGGGTATCTGAGGGCACATCACAGTGCCAAACACAGGGGAAGTTTCCCTCACATTGACTGCATGTGGGAGTCATCACTCCATGGAGAATGTGCTTGTGAGCCTCTCCGAGTGAGGGGCTCAGAGCAAACACTGTTGGTTGCTTGGCAGAAAGTGACCCAACTGTGGGGTACTGTATCCAGGGACTGGACGGAGCAGACTCAGGAGTGAGGTCACAAATAGACTGGGTCTCCGCAGAGAGGACGCTTTCCTCATTCGGGCCCCCAATTGAACAGGTGACCCCAGGGTCCTCATTCCCATCAAGATATAGGCAGGACTGTTCCCTCGAGGCTGTGGCCCATAGCACAGAATCACGCACGACCCAGCGGGTGTTGCAGCTTTCCTATGGAACAGCACAGGGTTAGTCCAATAGCCTCTCCCCAAGTCTCCATGTTTAAAAATCACCCTTCATGTGTGATAACAATCACAGACAAACACGTTTCTACATGTGTGGATGCCTCTGGAGACAGATAGACAAGCAGCCAAGAAATAGGCTTAGGTAGGTAACAAATAGTCTGAACAGAGGAGCAGAAACTATTATTTCTGGACACTAAATGAGTAATTACCAGTCCCACAAAGGTGTCCTCTCAGTGGGGATTCTGTATTTAATCTGACATCTCGCCCTAGTCCAGAACTTATTTCTGACACTTTTTGCACGTTCTTCTATAGATCAGTTGATAGGGAAAAGTATAgccaacaaataagcaaacatttgttctgattttcatttcatcttcttCACACCATGTTTACTGGCTCTAACAATAAATATTGTACTTCCATGACACTCGGGCAAGTCTCTGAGGCTACTGTACTGTACCCTAGTACTTTTTCTCCAATGCATGCtccattttaaattacttttttcccccggtttttgagtcacaccggcagcattcaagggttactcctcgctctatgctcagaaatcgctcctggcaggcttgggggaccatatattagatgccaggattcgaaccacagtccttctgcatgcaaggcaaacacctaactccatgctatctctctggccccttaaattactttttaagcgTCTGGGCCAAACTAAGATATGTTCAGTCTACTCCCGGGTCTGCACTCAAAACTCAGTTATAAATGGGAATATAGTTCAATACtgaagtgcatgccttgcatgtacaagtCTTTGGTTCATTATACAATTCTGCAAAAGTGGTTAAGATGTTATGCTTAACTCAAATTAGCACATTCATCTAGAAGGATCTATGTACTTAAGTATGTATTGAGGattattcaaaaaaagaaaagaaaagaaaagaaaagaaaatcagttcTCATGCTACTGCGGTAACTcgtgggggtgccagggatttgcTCTTTGGTGGcctagtgcaaagcaagcacacttcCTACTGTACTAGTTCCATAACCctgtcttcttttctcctttgttgttttttttttttttttttggtttttgggtaactcctggctctacgctcagaaatcactcttggca
Protein-coding sequences here:
- the LOC126031150 gene encoding zinc finger protein 239-like isoform X3 encodes the protein MTPTCSQCEGNFPCVWHCDVPSDTPITQDFTDSQQSGYTLSQWANPNDPQEVGKGNKWHICPEYGMAFTYSSSFIVPKKIQAVEKPFTCQECGKAFSQSSMLIRHMNIHTGEKPYTCQDCGKSFNQSSKFIRHMNTHLGGRPYTCEECGKAFSKPSRLITHLTIHIGEKPYTCEECGKAFSQSSSLIRHMKIHTGEKPYTCQECGKAFSQSSLLIRHMNIHRGEKPYTCQECSKAFTQSSSLYVHMKIHTGEKPYSCQECGKAFTRSSDVLRHMTIHTGEKPYTCQECGKAFSRSSLLVRHMNIHTGEKPYTCQECSKAFTHSASLSEHMTIHTGEKPYTCQECGKAFTRSSNLSRHTTNIHTREKSTY
- the LOC126031150 gene encoding zinc finger protein 501-like isoform X2; protein product: MESPNRSELESCNTRWVVRDSVLWATASREQSCLYLDGNEDPGVTCSIGGPNEESVLSAETQSICDLTPESAPSSPWIQYPTVGSLSAKQPTVFALSPSLGEAHKHILHGVMTPTCSQCEGNFPCVWHCDVPSDTPITQDFTDSQQSGYTLSQWANPNDPQEVGKGNKWHICPEYGMAFTYSSSFIVPKKIQAVEKPFTCQECGKAFSQSSMLIRHMNIHTGEKPYTCQDCGKSFNQSSKFIRHMNTHLGGRPYTCEECGKAFSKPSRLITHLTIHIGEKPYTCEECGKAFSQSSSLIRHMKIHTGEKPYTCQECGKAFSQSSLLIRHMNIHRGEKPYTCQECSKAFTQSSSLYVHMKIHTGEKPYSCQECGKAFTRSSDVLRHMTIHTGEKPYTCQECGKAFSRSSLLVRHMNIHTGEKPYTCQECSKAFTHSASLSEHMTIHTGEKPYTCQECGKAFTRSSNLSRHTTNIHTREKSTY